One genomic window of Halogeometricum sp. S3BR5-2 includes the following:
- a CDS encoding archaeosine biosynthesis radical SAM protein RaSEA, producing MSQPSPEVYERGKGMDAHNEVMREIRSRKDRTYDPHEPTRVWLDEDNTPDGVKQSLTIILNTGGCRWARAGGCTMCGYVAESVEGGSVAHEALMDQIQVCLDHEAENSDEEADLIKIYTSGSFLDEREVGAETRRAIAETFGDRERIVVESLPDFVERERLEDFTSQGLETDVAVGLETATDRVRHDCVNKYFDFSDFEDACAEAGAVGAGVKAYLLMKPPFLSESEAVEDMESSIRRCAGVEHCHTVSMNPTNVQRYTMVDELYFQGGYRPPWLWSVAEVLESTADVDAIVVSDPVGHGSDRGAHNCGDCDDLVQKAIKDFDLRQDPAVFSQVSCDCEGTWDVVMAEETSYAMPLAR from the coding sequence ATGAGTCAGCCGAGCCCCGAGGTGTACGAGCGGGGGAAGGGCATGGACGCCCACAACGAAGTGATGCGCGAGATTCGCTCGCGCAAGGACCGCACGTACGACCCGCACGAACCCACGCGCGTTTGGTTGGACGAGGACAACACGCCGGACGGCGTGAAACAGTCTCTCACCATCATCCTCAACACCGGCGGCTGTCGCTGGGCGCGGGCGGGCGGATGCACGATGTGCGGCTACGTCGCCGAGTCCGTCGAAGGCGGCAGCGTCGCCCACGAGGCGCTGATGGACCAGATACAGGTGTGTCTGGACCACGAGGCGGAGAACTCCGACGAAGAGGCCGACCTCATCAAGATATACACCTCCGGGAGCTTCCTCGACGAGCGAGAGGTCGGCGCGGAGACGCGCCGCGCCATCGCCGAGACGTTCGGCGACCGGGAGCGAATCGTCGTCGAGTCGCTGCCCGACTTCGTCGAACGGGAACGACTGGAGGATTTCACCTCGCAGGGGCTCGAAACCGACGTCGCGGTGGGGTTGGAGACGGCGACCGACCGCGTGCGCCACGACTGCGTGAACAAGTACTTCGACTTCTCGGACTTCGAGGACGCCTGCGCGGAGGCGGGCGCCGTCGGCGCGGGCGTGAAGGCGTACCTCCTGATGAAGCCGCCGTTCCTCTCGGAATCCGAGGCAGTCGAGGACATGGAATCCTCTATTCGCCGGTGCGCCGGGGTCGAGCACTGCCACACCGTCTCGATGAACCCGACGAACGTCCAGCGCTACACCATGGTAGACGAACTCTACTTCCAGGGCGGCTACCGTCCGCCGTGGCTCTGGTCGGTCGCCGAGGTGCTCGAATCGACCGCGGACGTCGACGCAATCGTCGTCTCCGACCCCGTCGGTCACGGCTCCGACCGCGGCGCGCACAACTGCGGCGACTGCGACGACCTGGTGCAGAAGGCCATCAAGGACTTCGACCTGCGGCAGGACCCCGCGGTGTTCTCGCAGGTGTCCTGCGACTGCGAGGGGACGTGGGACGTCGTGATGGCCGAGGAGACGTCCTACGCGATGCCGCTGGCGCGCTGA
- the purQ gene encoding phosphoribosylformylglycinamidine synthase I has protein sequence MTVAVVQFGGSNCDRDAVRALEHLGIDAERVWHEDGLPEDATGVMLPGGFSYGDYLRAGAMAARSPIMHEVREAAAAGTPVLGVCNGAQVGCESGLTEGAFTTNESARFQCESVHLRVENAGTPWTAAYEEGEVIELPIAHGEGRFEVSEERYETLVEEDRVLFRYCDAEGNVTPEANPNGSRGNVAGIRGESESVGVLMPHPERASLSDLNGSTDGAGVLRGFDRV, from the coding sequence ATGACAGTCGCCGTCGTCCAGTTCGGCGGGTCGAACTGCGACCGCGACGCCGTCCGCGCCCTCGAACACCTCGGAATCGACGCCGAACGCGTCTGGCACGAGGACGGTCTCCCCGAAGACGCGACCGGCGTCATGCTCCCCGGCGGATTCTCCTACGGCGACTACCTCCGCGCGGGCGCGATGGCCGCCCGGTCGCCGATCATGCACGAGGTCCGCGAGGCGGCGGCGGCCGGAACGCCCGTGCTCGGCGTCTGCAACGGCGCGCAGGTCGGCTGTGAGTCCGGCCTCACCGAGGGCGCCTTCACGACGAACGAGAGCGCTCGCTTCCAGTGTGAATCCGTCCACCTGCGCGTGGAGAACGCCGGGACGCCGTGGACGGCCGCCTACGAGGAGGGCGAGGTAATCGAACTCCCCATCGCGCACGGCGAGGGGCGTTTCGAGGTGAGCGAAGAGCGATACGAGACGCTGGTCGAGGAGGACCGCGTCCTGTTCCGCTACTGCGACGCCGAGGGGAACGTCACGCCCGAGGCGAACCCGAACGGGTCGCGCGGCAACGTGGCGGGGATTCGCGGGGAGTCCGAGAGCGTCGGCGTGCTGATGCCGCACCCCGAGCGCGCGTCGCTCTCCGACCTGAACGGCAGCACCGACGGCGCGGGCGTGCTCCGCGGATTCGACCGCGTCTGA
- the purS gene encoding phosphoribosylformylglycinamidine synthase subunit PurS has translation MTTYTATVTVRLKRGVLDPEAETTKRALERLGFELEALRSADQFEVDVDAASASDAEDRADEMAQRLLANPTIHDYDVDVTEA, from the coding sequence ATGACGACCTACACCGCCACGGTGACGGTCCGCCTGAAGCGGGGCGTCCTCGACCCGGAAGCCGAGACGACGAAGCGGGCGCTCGAACGCCTCGGGTTCGAGTTGGAGGCGCTCCGCTCGGCCGACCAGTTCGAGGTGGACGTGGACGCGGCGTCGGCGTCCGACGCCGAGGACCGGGCCGACGAGATGGCCCAGCGACTCCTCGCCAACCCGACGATCCACGACTACGACGTCGACGTGACGGAGGCGTAG
- a CDS encoding formyltetrahydrofolate deformylase: MTELTEITVIGGDKTGLIANFTTLLFERGINVEDLDQAVRDGVFRMTLNADTSGMVCTKDTLREALHDLGDDLGVDVQVRFPSDRGTKQIAVLATRESHCLEALFEAWANDDLDAEISVVIANRSDLRPLAEHYDVPFHDVGDEKGSPDEDELVERLDQYDADLVVLARYMRILGPNVVFRYEDRIINIHPSLLPAFPGAAAYRQAKEEGVRIAGVTAHYVTTDLDQGPIITQRAFDVPDDASIEEIKSLGQPLEADALLEAVNLHLDNAVSVHRGRTSLREDADAPAYQLGATDEAVAANPDRPVDGLARALDGTDGGTDGDAGDDGEEADEAETTPEPSDD, translated from the coding sequence ATGACAGAACTCACCGAGATCACGGTCATCGGAGGGGACAAGACCGGACTCATCGCCAACTTCACCACCCTGCTGTTCGAGCGCGGAATCAACGTCGAGGACCTCGATCAGGCCGTCCGCGACGGCGTCTTCCGGATGACGTTGAACGCGGACACGTCGGGGATGGTCTGCACGAAAGACACCCTCCGGGAGGCCCTGCACGACCTCGGAGACGACCTCGGCGTCGACGTGCAGGTTCGGTTCCCCTCCGACCGGGGAACCAAACAGATCGCCGTCCTCGCCACCCGGGAGAGCCACTGCCTCGAAGCGCTGTTCGAGGCGTGGGCGAACGACGACCTCGACGCGGAGATATCGGTCGTCATCGCCAACCGCAGCGACCTGCGACCCCTCGCCGAGCACTACGACGTGCCGTTCCACGACGTCGGCGACGAGAAGGGGTCGCCCGACGAGGACGAACTCGTAGAGCGCTTGGACCAGTACGACGCGGACCTCGTCGTCCTCGCGCGCTACATGCGTATCCTCGGGCCGAACGTGGTGTTCCGCTACGAGGACCGCATCATCAACATCCATCCCTCCCTGCTCCCGGCGTTCCCCGGCGCGGCCGCCTACCGGCAGGCGAAAGAGGAGGGGGTCCGCATCGCGGGCGTCACCGCCCACTACGTGACGACGGACCTCGATCAGGGCCCCATCATCACCCAACGGGCGTTCGACGTGCCCGACGACGCCTCCATCGAGGAGATAAAGTCGCTCGGCCAACCGCTCGAAGCCGACGCCCTGCTCGAGGCGGTCAACCTCCACCTCGACAACGCCGTGAGCGTCCACCGCGGCCGCACCAGCCTCCGCGAGGACGCCGACGCCCCGGCGTACCAACTCGGGGCGACCGACGAGGCCGTCGCGGCGAACCCGGACCGACCGGTAGACGGGCTCGCGCGCGCGCTCGACGGAACGGACGGCGGGACCGACGGCGATGCCGGCGACGACGGCGAGGAGGCCGACGAAGCGGAGACGACGCCCGAACCGTCCGACGACTAG
- a CDS encoding phosphoribosylaminoimidazolesuccinocarboxamide synthase: MTSVKEFRVEAEPTATEPGRGRFVFTDQYSVFDWGEMPDHVPGKGASLCTMGAFNFELLDVNHIPTHYLGVREDGEVKDLGDCESPPTEMVIELTQVPDLPYEGGSYDYGAYHAEAGENYLIPLEIVFRNTVPVGSSLRSRGSPRDYGLDADVWPEGVVDLPEPVVEFSTKYEEQDRYLDREEAESIAGAAELDRLEELALAVNHVLNERAERAGFAHEDGKIECLYHDGAIKVADVVGTFDENRFSYDGQEVSKEVVRQYYKKTDPDWVAAVADAKERAVEEGVADWRSLCEESPDPLPAAVVTGVSELYAAGTNAYTGSEWFDAPPVADAVDRVRNL; encoded by the coding sequence ATGACCAGCGTGAAGGAGTTCCGCGTGGAGGCGGAGCCGACGGCGACGGAACCGGGACGCGGCCGGTTCGTGTTCACCGACCAGTACTCGGTGTTCGACTGGGGGGAGATGCCCGACCACGTCCCGGGGAAGGGGGCGTCGCTCTGCACGATGGGGGCGTTCAACTTCGAGCTTCTGGACGTCAACCACATCCCGACGCACTACCTCGGGGTGCGCGAGGACGGCGAGGTGAAGGACCTCGGCGACTGCGAGTCGCCGCCGACGGAGATGGTCATCGAACTCACGCAGGTGCCCGACCTACCGTACGAAGGCGGGAGCTACGACTACGGCGCCTACCACGCCGAGGCGGGCGAGAACTACCTGATTCCGCTCGAAATCGTCTTCCGCAACACCGTCCCCGTCGGGTCCAGCCTCCGCAGTCGGGGCTCGCCGCGCGACTACGGACTGGACGCCGACGTGTGGCCCGAGGGCGTCGTCGACCTCCCGGAACCGGTCGTCGAGTTCTCCACGAAGTACGAGGAACAGGACCGCTATCTCGACCGCGAGGAGGCGGAGTCGATCGCCGGGGCCGCCGAACTGGATAGATTAGAGGAACTCGCCCTCGCCGTCAACCACGTCCTGAACGAACGCGCCGAGCGCGCGGGGTTCGCCCACGAGGACGGGAAGATAGAGTGTCTGTACCACGACGGCGCGATAAAAGTCGCCGACGTGGTCGGCACGTTCGACGAGAACCGCTTCTCCTACGACGGACAGGAGGTCTCGAAAGAGGTCGTCCGCCAGTACTACAAGAAGACCGACCCCGACTGGGTGGCCGCCGTCGCCGACGCGAAGGAGCGAGCGGTCGAGGAGGGGGTCGCCGACTGGCGGTCGCTCTGCGAGGAGTCGCCCGACCCGCTCCCGGCCGCCGTCGTCACCGGCGTCTCGGAACTGTACGCCGCGGGGACGAACGCGTACACCGGGTCCGAGTGGTTCGACGCGCCGCCGGTCGCGGACGCGGTCGACCGCGTGCGGAACCTGTAA
- a CDS encoding Sir2 family NAD-dependent protein deacetylase: MDEQVAELAETLVAADGVTVLTGAGASAASGVPTFRGDGGIWGTEFDVESFTIERFERDPRGFWEDRLELHDRMFGDVSGPNEAHRALAWLEELGVVDAVVTQNTDGLHREAGTERLVELHGDASRSVCAACGEAVPTEEALDGVRAGDAPPSCPEYGCEGHLRPDVVLYGEDLSEAAYGSARRLAWESDVLLVVGSSMTVEPAASLPVEAAERGELAVFDAAETVNDGLADYLVRGDAAETLPALVDAVQSRMPGMEEARPTREGTRVR, from the coding sequence ATGGACGAACAGGTGGCCGAACTGGCGGAGACGCTGGTCGCGGCCGATGGGGTGACCGTGCTGACCGGCGCGGGCGCGAGCGCCGCGTCCGGCGTCCCGACGTTCCGGGGCGACGGGGGAATCTGGGGAACCGAGTTCGACGTCGAGTCGTTCACGATCGAGCGCTTCGAGCGCGACCCGCGGGGGTTCTGGGAGGACCGCCTCGAACTGCACGACCGGATGTTCGGCGACGTCTCCGGTCCGAACGAGGCCCACCGCGCGCTCGCGTGGTTGGAGGAACTCGGCGTCGTCGACGCCGTCGTGACGCAGAACACCGACGGCCTCCACCGCGAGGCGGGGACGGAGCGACTCGTCGAACTGCACGGCGACGCGTCGCGGTCGGTCTGCGCGGCGTGCGGCGAGGCGGTGCCGACCGAAGAGGCCCTCGACGGGGTTCGCGCCGGCGACGCGCCGCCGTCGTGTCCCGAATACGGCTGTGAGGGCCACCTCCGACCGGACGTGGTCCTCTACGGTGAGGACCTCTCGGAGGCGGCCTACGGGTCGGCGCGCCGTCTCGCCTGGGAGAGCGACGTGCTCCTCGTCGTCGGGTCGTCGATGACGGTCGAACCCGCGGCGTCGCTCCCCGTCGAGGCGGCCGAGCGAGGGGAACTCGCCGTCTTCGACGCGGCGGAGACGGTCAACGACGGCCTCGCGGACTACCTCGTCCGCGGCGACGCGGCGGAGACCCTCCCGGCCCTCGTCGACGCGGTGCAGTCGCGGATGCCCGGCATGGAGGAGGCGCGTCCGACGCGAGAGGGGACGCGGGTCAGATAG
- a CDS encoding DUF5518 domain-containing protein, producing the protein MSDNSVVDAERSGTDFWVSALLGAVVSVVTSFVPLSPVLGGGVAGYLHAGSREDGLRVGAVSGAIAAIPVVLLVALVFGGLGFFTIVEDAFRATVFFAGLLFVVTLIVVALSAGLSAVGGYLGVYVREETRDGDGARRRGESVEGNADADTTF; encoded by the coding sequence ATGTCCGACAACTCGGTCGTCGACGCGGAACGGAGCGGAACCGACTTCTGGGTCAGCGCCCTCCTCGGCGCGGTGGTGAGCGTCGTCACCTCCTTCGTCCCGCTCTCCCCCGTCCTCGGCGGGGGGGTTGCCGGCTACCTGCACGCCGGGTCGCGCGAGGACGGCCTCCGCGTCGGCGCCGTCTCGGGCGCCATCGCCGCGATTCCCGTCGTCCTCCTCGTCGCTCTCGTCTTCGGCGGCCTCGGGTTCTTCACCATCGTGGAGGACGCGTTCCGCGCGACGGTGTTCTTCGCGGGCCTCCTGTTCGTCGTGACGCTCATCGTCGTGGCGCTCTCGGCCGGGTTGTCCGCCGTGGGCGGCTACCTCGGCGTCTACGTGCGCGAGGAGACTCGAGACGGAGACGGCGCCCGCCGCCGCGGCGAGAGCGTCGAGGGGAACGCCGACGCGGACACCACCTTCTGA
- the cofH gene encoding 7,8-didemethyl-8-hydroxy-5-deazariboflavin synthase subunit CofH, translating into MTDAPVPSGDEVEFDRVPDTDQSFENALAKARAGDRLAVADGVELMTTGTDRTGIDLRRKEQVLEAADRRRAEVVGDDVTFVANINNNVTTACNTGCLFCNFKNTAHQFESDHEGEHTGFTKTPAESRDVVEDALDTGIYEVTSVSGLHPAFVLNEEHREILEGYENPYAEVDYKPPEAYDKDPGAYVDQMRAMSVGGAHLHSMTPEEAYHARRGTDWSYEEVYRELKAAGLSSAPGTAAEILVPEVRDVICPGKISTEEWVAGMEGAVAAGLDVTATIMYGHVENAAHRVQHLKVIRDLQDRTGGITEFVPLSFVHQNTPLYERGLVTEGASDAEDELMVAVARLFLDNVDNVQSSWVKYGNAKGLKLLNCGANDFMGTILSEEITKRAGGGYGEYRSFDDYVDMVSAIGRPPVERSTDYRQMRPLDPDDGPHGPTLGPRADGTPMLSGSGSDSGDGGDSPAPADD; encoded by the coding sequence ATGACCGACGCGCCGGTACCGAGCGGAGACGAGGTCGAGTTCGACCGCGTTCCCGACACCGACCAGTCGTTCGAGAACGCCCTGGCGAAGGCGCGCGCCGGCGACCGACTCGCCGTCGCCGACGGCGTCGAACTGATGACGACGGGGACGGACCGGACGGGCATCGACCTCCGGCGCAAAGAGCAGGTGCTGGAAGCCGCGGACCGCCGGCGCGCCGAGGTGGTCGGCGACGACGTGACCTTCGTCGCCAACATCAACAACAACGTCACGACGGCCTGCAACACGGGCTGTCTGTTCTGCAACTTCAAGAACACCGCCCACCAGTTCGAGTCCGACCACGAGGGCGAACACACCGGGTTCACGAAGACGCCAGCGGAGTCGCGCGACGTCGTCGAGGACGCCCTCGACACCGGCATCTACGAGGTGACCTCCGTCTCGGGCCTGCACCCCGCGTTCGTCCTGAACGAGGAGCACCGCGAGATACTGGAGGGGTACGAGAACCCGTACGCCGAGGTGGACTACAAGCCGCCGGAGGCGTACGACAAGGACCCCGGCGCGTACGTCGACCAGATGCGCGCGATGTCCGTCGGCGGCGCCCACCTCCACTCGATGACGCCGGAGGAGGCCTACCACGCCCGCCGCGGCACCGACTGGTCCTACGAGGAGGTGTATCGGGAACTGAAGGCCGCGGGCCTCTCCTCGGCGCCCGGCACCGCCGCGGAGATTCTCGTCCCCGAAGTGCGCGACGTCATCTGTCCGGGGAAGATATCCACCGAGGAGTGGGTCGCGGGGATGGAGGGCGCCGTCGCCGCCGGCCTCGACGTCACCGCGACCATCATGTACGGCCACGTCGAGAACGCCGCCCACCGCGTGCAACACCTGAAGGTGATTCGGGACTTACAGGACCGCACGGGCGGCATCACTGAGTTCGTCCCCCTGTCGTTCGTCCACCAGAACACGCCGCTGTACGAGCGCGGACTCGTCACCGAGGGCGCCTCCGACGCCGAGGACGAACTGATGGTCGCCGTCGCGCGCCTCTTCCTCGACAACGTGGACAACGTGCAGTCCTCGTGGGTGAAGTACGGCAACGCGAAGGGGCTGAAACTGCTCAACTGCGGCGCGAACGACTTCATGGGCACCATCCTCTCGGAGGAGATAACGAAGCGCGCGGGCGGCGGCTACGGCGAGTACCGCTCGTTCGACGACTACGTGGACATGGTGTCGGCCATCGGGCGCCCGCCGGTCGAGCGCTCGACCGACTACCGACAGATGCGGCCGCTCGACCCCGACGACGGCCCGCACGGCCCGACGCTCGGCCCCCGTGCGGACGGGACGCCGATGCTCTCCGGTTCGGGTTCGGACTCCGGAGACGGCGGCGACAGCCCCGCCCCCGCGGACGACTGA
- a CDS encoding metal-dependent hydrolase produces MMVTTHAAAALLLFGAPASLLAPQFAAPALAGALLGGIAPDVDLFVGTHRKTLHFPVYASLAGVAAAVVAALVPSALTVAAATFLLGAGLHAASDWFGASDELRPWERTSSRAVYLHPAKRWLAPRHVVRYDGAPEDFLLTLAFSLPVAYLFDGPVRVVVGIGLLVAATYTLFRRRVPDVFGI; encoded by the coding sequence ATGATGGTGACGACCCACGCGGCCGCGGCGCTCCTCCTCTTCGGCGCGCCGGCGTCGCTCCTCGCGCCGCAGTTCGCCGCGCCGGCGCTCGCAGGGGCGCTCCTCGGCGGCATCGCGCCCGACGTCGACCTGTTCGTCGGGACGCACCGCAAGACGCTCCACTTCCCCGTCTACGCCTCGCTCGCGGGCGTCGCGGCCGCCGTCGTCGCCGCCCTCGTTCCCTCCGCGCTAACCGTCGCCGCGGCGACGTTCCTCCTCGGCGCGGGTCTGCACGCCGCCTCCGACTGGTTCGGCGCCAGCGACGAACTCCGGCCGTGGGAGCGCACGTCGTCCCGCGCGGTGTACCTGCACCCGGCGAAGCGGTGGCTGGCGCCGCGTCACGTCGTCCGCTACGACGGCGCCCCGGAGGATTTCCTGCTCACGCTCGCCTTCTCGCTGCCGGTCGCGTACCTCTTCGACGGCCCGGTCCGGGTCGTCGTCGGAATCGGCCTCCTCGTCGCGGCGACGTACACGCTCTTTCGCCGGCGCGTCCCCGACGTGTTCGGCATCTAA
- the cofG gene encoding 7,8-didemethyl-8-hydroxy-5-deazariboflavin synthase subunit CofG — MFPAAEKYGIELEPGDADVERLLAATPEDVSAASELTFSRNVFLPLTTACRYTCTYCTYYDVPGEATLMSPEDVRETLRLGADAGCTEALFTFGDEPDERYTAIHDQLAEWGYDDVLDYLVDCCEMAMEEGLLAHSNPGDLSEAQFERLAPVNASMGVMLETTADVRAHSGGRRKTPGQRLNTLRAAGEVGVPFTTGLLVGIGETWRDRAESLLAIRELHERYDHVQEVIVQNVVPNERSDFETPSVETMRRVVAMARVALPEEISVQVPPNLSPTRDLLDCGVDDLGGVSPVTDDYVNPDYAWPALEELRDIADGAGVPLYERLPVYERYLPERHRRTGFDGVETDRSWLSGRVERAMGADDVHGERYRGVARRDGPLAVGSAD, encoded by the coding sequence GTGTTCCCCGCGGCCGAGAAATACGGCATCGAACTCGAACCCGGCGACGCCGACGTCGAGCGACTGCTCGCCGCGACGCCCGAGGACGTCTCCGCGGCGTCCGAACTCACGTTCTCTCGGAACGTCTTCCTCCCGCTGACCACGGCCTGTCGCTACACCTGCACCTACTGCACCTACTACGACGTGCCCGGGGAGGCGACGCTCATGTCGCCCGAAGACGTCCGCGAGACGCTTCGGCTCGGCGCCGACGCGGGCTGTACGGAGGCGCTTTTCACCTTCGGCGACGAACCCGACGAGCGCTACACGGCGATTCACGACCAGTTGGCCGAGTGGGGCTACGACGACGTGCTCGACTACCTCGTCGACTGCTGCGAGATGGCGATGGAGGAGGGTCTCTTGGCCCATTCGAACCCCGGCGACCTCTCCGAGGCCCAGTTCGAGCGCCTCGCCCCCGTCAACGCGAGCATGGGCGTCATGCTGGAGACGACGGCGGACGTGAGAGCCCACTCCGGCGGGCGGCGGAAGACGCCCGGTCAGCGGCTCAACACCCTCCGCGCGGCGGGCGAAGTCGGCGTCCCGTTCACCACCGGCCTCCTGGTCGGCATCGGCGAGACGTGGCGCGACCGCGCGGAGAGCCTCCTGGCCATCCGCGAACTGCACGAGCGCTACGACCACGTGCAGGAGGTCATCGTCCAGAACGTCGTCCCGAACGAGCGCTCCGACTTCGAGACGCCCTCCGTCGAGACGATGCGCCGCGTCGTCGCCATGGCGCGCGTCGCCCTGCCCGAGGAGATATCCGTGCAGGTCCCGCCGAACCTCTCGCCGACGCGCGACCTCTTGGACTGCGGCGTCGACGACCTGGGCGGCGTCTCCCCGGTCACCGACGACTACGTCAACCCCGACTATGCGTGGCCCGCGCTGGAGGAACTCCGAGATATCGCCGACGGCGCCGGCGTCCCCCTGTACGAGCGCCTGCCGGTCTACGAGCGCTACCTCCCGGAGCGACACCGCCGCACCGGCTTCGACGGCGTCGAGACGGACCGCTCGTGGCTCTCCGGCCGGGTCGAGCGCGCGATGGGCGCCGACGACGTGCACGGGGAGCGCTACCGCGGCGTCGCCCGCCGAGACGGGCCGCTAGCGGTCGGGTCGGCGGACTGA
- the cofC gene encoding 2-phospho-L-lactate guanylyltransferase: MQVVVPYATRDPKSRLAGVLDADERRAFARAMRADVVDAVRDAGGEPTLLTTAPPRDAGGGAERTDGVPVVVDDRPLTDAVNDALPDEPGEAVAVVMADLALATAAPLSRLFETAGDVAIAPGRGGGTNALVVRHPDFRVDYHGASYRDHRRIAADAGLSVGVVDSMRLATDVDEPDDIAEVFLHGEGRAREWLADAGFEVVLREGRVGVARSD; the protein is encoded by the coding sequence ATGCAGGTCGTCGTCCCGTACGCGACGCGTGACCCGAAGAGCCGCCTCGCCGGCGTCCTCGACGCCGACGAGCGCCGGGCGTTCGCCCGAGCGATGCGCGCGGACGTCGTCGACGCCGTCCGCGACGCGGGCGGCGAGCCGACGCTCCTGACGACCGCACCGCCGAGAGACGCGGGCGGCGGCGCCGAGAGGACCGACGGCGTCCCCGTCGTCGTCGACGACAGACCGCTCACGGACGCCGTGAACGACGCGCTCCCGGACGAACCCGGCGAGGCGGTGGCCGTCGTCATGGCCGACCTCGCCCTGGCGACGGCCGCGCCGCTGTCTCGGCTGTTCGAGACGGCCGGTGACGTCGCCATCGCGCCGGGACGAGGCGGGGGCACGAACGCCTTGGTCGTCCGCCACCCGGACTTCCGCGTCGACTACCACGGCGCGTCCTACCGCGACCACCGCCGAATCGCGGCCGACGCCGGCCTCTCGGTCGGCGTCGTCGACTCGATGCGGTTGGCGACGGACGTCGACGAACCCGACGACATCGCCGAGGTTTTCCTCCACGGCGAGGGACGGGCGCGCGAGTGGCTCGCGGACGCCGGCTTCGAGGTGGTCCTCCGGGAGGGACGCGTCGGCGTCGCCCGGTCGGACTGA
- a CDS encoding tubulin/FtsZ family protein, giving the protein MKLAMIGFGQAGGKIVDKFVEYDKRHGSGIVRAAVAVNSAKADLMGLEHIPQDQRVLIGQSRVKGHGVGADNELGAEIAEEDIDEVQGAVDSIPVHEVDAFLVVSGLGGGTGSGGAPVLAKHLKRIYTEPVYGIGVLPGGDEGGIYTLNAARSFQTFVREVDNLMVFDNDSWRKTGESVQGGYDEINEEIVTRFGVLFGAGEVEQGGEVAESVVDSSEIINTLAGGGVSTVGYASETVEEKSSGGGLLSRITGGGEDEQIDTAHTTNRITSLVRKAALGRLTLPCEIEGTERALLVMAGPPEHLNRKGIERGRKWIEEQTGSMEVRGGDYPIRNSGKVASVILLSGVTNVPRIKELQQVAIEAQENIDEIRQESDQNLENLVNDDEDELESLF; this is encoded by the coding sequence ATGAAGCTCGCAATGATCGGATTCGGGCAGGCCGGGGGAAAGATCGTCGACAAGTTCGTCGAGTACGACAAGCGACACGGGTCCGGTATCGTCCGGGCGGCCGTCGCCGTCAACTCGGCGAAAGCCGACCTGATGGGTCTCGAACACATCCCGCAGGACCAGCGCGTCCTGATCGGGCAGTCCCGCGTGAAGGGCCACGGCGTCGGCGCCGACAACGAACTGGGCGCGGAAATCGCCGAGGAGGACATCGACGAGGTACAGGGTGCCGTCGACAGCATCCCCGTCCACGAGGTGGACGCGTTCCTCGTCGTCTCCGGTCTCGGCGGCGGCACCGGGAGCGGCGGCGCGCCGGTACTGGCGAAGCACCTGAAGCGCATCTACACCGAACCCGTCTACGGAATCGGCGTCCTGCCGGGCGGGGACGAGGGCGGTATCTACACGCTCAACGCCGCGCGGTCGTTCCAGACGTTCGTCCGCGAGGTGGACAACCTCATGGTGTTCGACAACGACTCCTGGCGCAAGACCGGAGAGTCGGTTCAGGGCGGTTACGACGAGATTAACGAGGAGATAGTGACGCGCTTCGGCGTGCTCTTCGGGGCCGGCGAGGTCGAACAGGGGGGCGAGGTCGCAGAGAGCGTCGTCGACTCCTCGGAGATCATCAACACCCTCGCGGGCGGCGGCGTCTCCACGGTCGGCTACGCCTCCGAGACCGTCGAGGAGAAGAGTTCGGGCGGCGGACTCCTCTCGCGCATCACGGGCGGGGGCGAGGACGAGCAGATAGACACCGCCCACACGACCAACCGCATCACGTCGCTGGTTCGGAAGGCCGCGCTCGGCCGCCTCACGCTCCCCTGCGAGATAGAGGGCACCGAACGCGCGCTGTTGGTGATGGCCGGTCCGCCGGAGCACCTCAACCGGAAAGGCATAGAGCGCGGGCGGAAGTGGATCGAAGAGCAGACCGGCAGCATGGAGGTCCGCGGCGGGGACTACCCCATCCGCAACTCCGGCAAAGTCGCGTCGGTCATCCTGCTGTCGGGCGTCACGAACGTGCCCCGCATCAAGGAACTCCAGCAGGTCGCCATCGAGGCGCAGGAGAACATCGACGAGATCAGACAGGAGAGCGACCAGAACTTGGAGAACTTAGTCAACGATGACGAAGACGAGTTGGAGTCGCTGTTCTAA